TTTTATCGTGGTATGAAAAAAACGGTTTTTAGTTTCTTCTCAATAGTTTGTTTCTTGGGGGCTTTTGCACAAAACGACTCCATTATTACGGTGCATGAATGGGGTACTTTTACTTCGCTTACCACTTCGGGCGGAAAACAACTCACAGGGTTGTACCTTGACGAAGAGGCACTACCTCCTTTTGTATATAATTTGGATATGCGCGGTGCTACGGATTCTCAAGCCAAAATAATCACCCCGAAAAACTGCGAGTTGAAAAACGTAACCGTGAAAATGGAAACGCCAGTGCTATACTTTTATTCGCCCAAAGAAATGGATGTGAAGGTAAAAGTTGGGTTTAAGGGCGGGCTTATCAGCCAATGGTACCCGCAACGCAGCGGGGGCAGCGAAGGTATTACTAAATGTACTAAACCCATTGATTTTACAGGCGGTGCGCAAGAAGGATTTATTGAGTGGGCCGGACATTTACAAAAACCGGGCATTGCTGAAAAATATACCGAACCGGCACTAAACAATCCGGTATGGATGAGCCCGAGGGCTACAAAATCAAACCTGATAACTACAAAAGACACCCTTGCCCAAACTGAAAAGTACTTGTTTTATAGAGGCATTGGCAATTTTGAGGTGCAAATGAAAACCTATTTTAACGAGCACGGTTTGTTTGCAATTACTAATAACAATAGTAACGATGAGGTTTTGTATGCGATGGTATATCACAAACCTATGAACGGCCCTGCTGAAATTTGGTGGGCTGGCAGCATGGGCAAGGGAGTGATGGTAACCATGTACCCCAAAGCGGTGCAAGGATTGACGGTGGAACGGGTGAAAACCAACTTTAAAAATGCGTTGGTAGCTGCTGGTTTGTATAAGGATGAAGCGGAAGCAATGCTGAAAACATGGCAACACAGCTATTTTGATGTACCCGGCTTAAAGGTATTTTGGATTGTACCCCGCCCTGTTACCGATGCCATTTTGCCGCTACAAATAGAGCCGTTGCCGCTTAGTACACAACGGGTGCTGGTAGGCCGTAGCGAGGTACTTACTCCCAATTTTGAAGAGTTTATCTATCAGGTGTACCAAAATGCAAGTGAGGATGTGTTTTTTGGCGACCGATATATTGCAGCTTACCGTGAGTGCCATGAGCAACAAAAAACCAGAACCCGCATGGAGGATAAAACCACCGAAAAGTTGTATGCCTATCCCAACTACTTAAACGGCAAGGTGCATGTGATTGCAAAGGTGGCGGCCCCCGAAGGCGACAGTGTGCAGGTGGAAATGCAAACCGTAGCTGGGGTATCTGTAAGTAGCCAAATGGTTGCGCTGAACAAGAAAGGGTACTTTTATCACCCATTTTATTACCTTGGCCAGCCTGCGGGTGAATACGTTGTAAAGGTGCGCTACAAAGACCGCATGCTTACCGAAAAAGTATTGATTAAGTAGTGGGTTGCTAAAAGCCCCCGTACTTAATGGTTACTATTAAACCTATGTAAGCCAAAACTATCAACATGGCAATTATAAAGACTGTTATAAGGGTAATACGCAACCAAAACAGTTTTTGCGGATGTATATCTTTACCTAAAGTAAGGTACTTATAACCTGCAAACAAGAACAACGCTATTATGAGTCCTATAAATACCATTGTATAAACAATGGATGCGTATGGGTTAACAATTTCCATTGTGTATTAATTAGAAAAGTAAGTAAAATAGCTGTTGGGCTTGCGATACGGGTATGCATAATCAACGTAAGTTGCATCCGCATCTTCAACCAAAACTGGCATCCCCTCGTATTGCTTTTTAGCCATTATTACTGATTGAGATACCCAAAATTGGTGATCCACATAAAACTCCTCTGAGAAATCATGCTTAAGGGATAGCGTTAGAAAGTTTCTGAAACTAACCGGACTGTTTTCTTTGGTAAATGCCACCTCATGCACCTTTGTTGTCCCCCTTTTTTTATAGCTTTTACTTACTACTTTCTCATTCGTGCCTTTGGCGTGGATAGGAGGACTGATATTGAATTTAGACATTGTAACAGCTGTACGAGGCGGGATAAAAGTTATCTGCTCCTGTTGGGTCATTACGCCTTGGGTATAGTATTTTCTTTGTGAATACGCAGATAACCACGAAATATTATAGTCGGCCGTGGTTTGTGTGTTGATTATTATATCGCCGTCCCAATAATCCTGTTTTTGCATACCACGGATAAACGCGCTACGTTTCCAGTCTATGTACAAGGGTACATTTGATTTGTTAAACACAATAAACGATAGTTGTCCGTTTTTGCCATAGGTGTTATACACTATTTCAAACGTATCGTTGCTATAGCGCAGTAAGGTATCTTGTTGGGCGAAATCAGCGTTTACGGTTAATACCTGCACCTGATAGCTGCAAGCCGACCAAACCAGTGCGGCAGTGAATGCTAATAATAGGTTTTTCATTTTTGCGCAGTTAAAATACTCCCTATAAATTTATTATAGTCGTCCTTCATTGGCAGCTCAAAATCAACTTTAATCCTTTTCTTAATCGAGACCACTTTGTCCTTAGTTTTAGGATTATAACCTTCCTTTTCAAATTCCTCCCAATACAATCCAGTGCCTCTTTTTTGCCAATTTGGTAGTGTATTGAAGTTTATTCCCCCATCAAACAACAGCTCATTCTTTTGGGCGGTTGTTAGTCTCTCAATTTGCTTCGTTGCTTCGTTTTTTGTTTTGTTTTGCCCGCGCAACATCCAATAGCAGTGAGCATTAAGTGCATTCCTATGCGCATCCTCATGTCTCCATCTAAAATAATCTATCACTAGTTGCTCATTGGGAAACTCGCACACCCTACAATCAAAAGTTGCCAGTGTATTCATCAGTAAAGAGAATTTTGCACTTGCTTCACCAGCCAATATAGAGTTTATTTTTCGATGTTTCCTGCCAAAAGATGCGTCCCCGAGGTCAAACAATAATGATATTTCATCGCTTTGTGTATAGCCATATATCACTTTAAACCCGCTCTCCATAAGGTGTTGAACGGTAGCAACCATTGCGTCCCTAAACCTACTGTCAAAAGGGGCGTCTAGTTCAAGAGTTTCTTTGGTTAATTTGGTAAATCCCCTGCCATCAATCCTTGCAACAATATACATATCCGGCAATACACATACATCGTGAGCGGTTTCATATACCCGCATCTTTTTATCTAAATCATCAAACTTCATTACTCCAATCCGATATAATAAATTCGTTATTCTTTAATTCAACGTAATATAATTCATCAAACCCCTCATCAAATGAAGGCGTCTCAAGCTTTGAATATGTGCCCCGCAAACCTGCGTCCGGTATCCGTTGCTTCCCCTCTCTGGTAGCATTTCTTTGTAAAGCATCAACTAATTTTGATTGAAAGTAATACCCTACCACTCTGTAGGATTTTTGCTTAGCCCTGCCTATATATAGCTCTCTCTCCTTTACTGTAGGGTTTGTATTATCTACTACAAAAGGCATTTGTGTACTTAAACAATACTCTAACAATAAGTTTTCCCTGTTTCTTGTTTTGAGCAAATCAAGCGATATACGTAAATGTGTATGGAAAAATCTTTCTTTGAAGAAAGATGATTTTCCTGTTGCCTGAAGACCGCAAAATAGTATTGCCTGCATATCAATAGCCAAAATAGAAATCTTCGGCCAGTTTTAGTTCATAGCTGCTGATAAAATTCGACAAATGAGGGATAATAGGGTATTCTTTTTTCCAGCGGTACTTCTTCCATCGGTATTTGTCTACCCATTCTTTTACAGGATAATCGCGATAAGTGACTTTTTTTAGCAAGCCGTTGCACTTGTACTTCATTGCCCACGTTTCGTACTTCTCTACGTTTTCGTGTTTGCGGTTGGCTTGCAACATCCGCCCCTTTTTATCATAGTCAAAAGCCATCACAATTCTTTTGCCTGCATTGCCAATAAACACCGTATCAATAAGTCCTTGCGCGTTTCGGTGGTAGTTTTCAGTATACTCCCGTTCTGGTAGTGCATTAAACTGTGAATAGTAGTAGGCAAACCTCCGTCCGGTAATATTCCCCGCAGGGTCGCGGTAAAAAGTAACACGCTCAAAACAGGTAGTATTTTCGGGCAATTCAACGCCCTTTTCAGCAGGCTTTTGATTGACAATCTTACACACCGTACCCAAATACACCTTCTCAACGCTTTGTAACAGCTTATTTTGATAGATGTAGGTAGTAGTCAGCCCGTAATCGCTACGATGGCTTATCAGGGTATCATCCCCTTCCCAACCGTACAAATAATTATAAATATGCCGCACGCCTGTTGCCAGTTGTAACGATACCTCGCGGGTTACATGACCTGTTATACTGTCATAAAAAAACTCCGATTTGGTAAGCCATCCGTCGTTGGCAATTACCACATAGCGACGTCCGACGGTATCTATTCTAAATCCCAAGCCCCATCCGGGGGTTTCATTCTGTCCGCCGTTGCTGTAGTTGTATTTTACCAACGCCTCCAAATAAGGGCCATTGTAGGCTGCTTGTCCCATGCAGCACACCGTAAACAAACTAAAAATAAGCAGGTAAAAGGTCTTTGTCCTGTTCATTGCATTTTCAAACGTGGCAAATATGCAGTTTGTTGCCTTTAAAACTTACTTACCCTGAATATAAAATTCAGGGTTTTGCTAATACCATCCCCAATGGTTTAAAACCATTCGGCCTGCACCCTATCAATAGAGGCGGGTTTCATACCCGTCGTGATACCCGTTTGGTTGCGACAGGTATAAAACCTGCCGCTATTGAGAAAGCGCAGCGCAAGAAGCATCTTTTTTTGTTTTTGCCACGAAGTCGCAAAGTCACAAAGTTCCCTAATTTATATCTGCTTCGTGTCTTTGCGCCTTTGCAGCATAAGATTAAAGCGCAGCGGCCGGAATGGTTTAATACCATTCGGGGCTAACCATATCAATAGAGGCGGGTTTTATACCCGTCGGGAATGCCAACCTTAATACCCGTTTGATTGCGGCAGGTATAAAACCTGTCGCTATTGAGAAAGCGCAGCGCAAGAAGCATCTTTTTTTGTTTTTGCCTCGAAGTCGCAAAGTCACAAAGTTCCCTAATTTATATCTGCTTCGTGTCTTTGCGCCTTTGCAGCATAAGATTAAAGCGCAGCGGCCGGAATGGTTTAATACCATTCGGGGCTAACCATATCAATAGAGGCGGGTTTTATACCCGTCGGGAATGCCAACCTTAATACCCGTTTGATTGCGGCAGGTATAAAACCTGTCGCTATTGAGAAAGCGCAGCGCAAGAAGCATCTTTTTTTGTTTTTGCCACGAAGTCGCAAAGTTCCCTAATTTATATCTGCTTCGTGTCTTAGTGCCTTTGCGGCATAGGAAAGAAATAACAAATGGTTTAAAACCATTCGGGCTGCACCCTATCAATAGAGACGGGTTTTATACCCGTCGTAATACCCGCCTTAATGCCCGTTTGGTTGCGACAGGTATAAAACCAGTCGCTATTGAGAAAGCGCAGAGCAAGAAGCATCTTTTTTTTGCCACGAAGTCGCAAAGTCACAAAGCTCCCTAATTTATATCTGCTTCGTGTCTTAGTGCCTTTGCGGCATAAGAATAAAGCGCAGCGGCCGGAATGGTTTAAAACCATTCGGGACGAGCCTCTATCAATAGAGGCAGGTTTTATACCCGTCGTGATGCCCGTCGTTTAAACCTTCGGCGCTCCATGATACACAATACCGCAAAATGCCTAATTTTGCCATCAAATTCACACCAATGAAAAAAGCATACGTTTTCCCCGGCCAAGGCGCACAGTTTGTGGGCATGGGCAAAGATTTGTTTGAGACCAACGACTTAGCCCGCAACCTTTTTAACGAGGCTAACGGCATATTAGGCTTCCGTATTACCGATGAAATGTTTGAAGGTACCGAAGAGGCGTTGAAAGAAACCCGCGTTACCCAACCCGCCATCTTTTTGCACTCAGTAATATTGGCAAAAACCTTGGGCGAAAGCTTTAAACCCGATATGGTTGCCGGTCACTCATTGGGCGAATTTTCAGCCCTTGTAGCCAACGGTACATTGAGTTTTGAAGACGGTTTGGCATTGGTTGCCAAACGTGCCTTTGCCATGCAAAAAGCTTGTGATATTAAACCTAGTACAATGGCTGCCATTTTGGGGTTAGACGATGCCAAAGTTGAAGAAATTTGTGCAGGGATAAACGGCGTGGTAGTACCCGCTAACTACAACTGCCCCGGCCAATTGGTAATATCAGGCGAGGTTGAAGCCGTGAACGCCGCTTGCGAAGCCCTAAAAGCAGCAGGTGCAAAACGTGCATTGGTACTTAATGTGGGGGGTGCGTTCCACTCACCGTTGATGGAACCTGCCCGCGAAGAATTGGCGGCTGCCATTGAAAGTACCCGTTTTAGCAACCCTATTTGTCCTGTTTACCAAAACGTTACTGCAAGTGCAATTTTCAATCCTGACGAGATTAAGAAAAACCTTGTGGCTCAATTAACCGCTCCTGTACGTTGGACACAAAGCGTACAAGCAATGGTGATTGACGGTGCTACCCACTTTACTGAGGTAGGTCCCGGCAAAGTATTGCAAGGCTTGGTGAAAAAGATTGCCCCCGAGGCCGAAGCAGCCAGCGCATAAACATTATTTATAGCTACTATTTGCTGTTTGGGCAAACATCAGTGTTGCCCAAACAGTTTCTTTAAAAAACCGACCCAAGGATGCTGATTTTAGACGATTGGGTAATTGCATTGTAACCATACTTGCCCAAAATCCCAGCTCGGACATGCCGGGTAAATTTCATCAACTAACACACAATTTTATTTTACAATCTTATCTTCACGACAGAATTTTTACCCGTTCTGAACATGGATATTAGAATGTTAACCGTTGCTTGTTTACTATTGCTACTGGCTGCCTGTGGCAATAATAATCGAACAAAACCCACCGGCGAAAGCGCCGCCGCCTATAACGAGAAGTTAATCGACAGGCAACGTGCATTCATTAATGCGGTGAATGATCTAAATGCCGCCATAGGAAATTATGAATACGAAGAGGCTGAAAAGAACCGCGTGCGTTGCATAGCGCTTTGCGATAGTGCCATTGCCTCACTAAAAGCAGAAGGACCGTATGCCAACGATGAGGAGTTTTGGATGTCTGCATTAAAGTACTTTGAGGCCGAACGTAAGCTGTATATTTTTCATTGGAAAGAAGCGTTTGAAATTATAAGCAGTCTTAAAAATCAGCAAGGACATGATAATGAACTGGATATAAAGCAAAAACGGTTGGATGAACTTGCTACTGAAATTGACCGCAAAAACATAAAGTATCAAGATGATTTAATTGCGGCACAAAGAGCTTTTGCAGAAAGACACCAGTTTTTACTTTCTGATAATACTGACAGCTTGCCTGTACTTGAAGATATTGAACAAGAAGAATAGAAAATGATGCTGCGCAAAGCTTTGCCCGCCGATATGGATAGGGTAAATAACATTTATAAGCAAATTGAGTTTTTACCTTCGGTATATGAGAAGGAGTATGTAGCCGTTGCCGAAGAAGGCAACAACTTGTTTGGTGTAGGAAGGCTGATAACCCTTGCAGACGACAGCTACGAACTTGGGGGGATGTATGTGGATGAAAGCCTACGTGGCAAAGGCATTGCACGAGCTATTGTAATGCACTTGCTGCAACAAGCCCCCGAAGGGAGAACCGTGTATTGCATTCCCTTTGCACACCTTGAGGGATTTTATAAAAGTTGTGGTTTTGGCGATGCTGAAATAAGCGACGCCCTGCCTGCTGAAATCAAACAAAAAATAGGGTACTGCAACCAAACATTTGCTGCTAAAACATTGCTGTTGAAATTGATACGCTAAACCGTATTTGCAACGGATTAAAAACCACTGCTTTTGTAATTACCTACCTGCAAAGGACTTAAGTCCTTTGCAAGTAGGTAATTTTGATAGCATGGGGTTTCAACCCCTTGTTTTTAACGCCGAATGGTTTTATACCATTCGGGGGTAACCCCACTAATAACGGCGGGCTTTATGCCCGTCGGGGAAACGGAATGCCGTCAGGGTTGCGACAGGTATAAAACCTGTCGCTATTGAGAGCGTGCAGTACAAGAAGTATCTTTTTTGTTTTTGGCACGAAGCCACAAAGCTCCCTAATTCATATCCGTTTTGCGCCTTAGTGCCTTCGTGGCATAAGAAAGAAACCCCAGCATTCTGGATGGTTTAATACCATTCGGGGCGAGCTCTATTAATAGAGGCGGGCTTTATGCCCGTCGGGGAAACGGAATGCCGTCGGAGTACGACAGGTATAAAACCTGTCGCTATTGAGAGCGTGCAGCACAAGAAGCATCTTTTTTGTTTTTGCCACGAAGTCGCAAAGCTCCCTAATTCATATCCGTTTTGCGTCTTCGTGCCTTCGTGGTAAAAGAAACAACGTCGGGCTTTATGCCCGTCGTGAACGTTAGTTATTTACTGTACCCCGCACTATCTTCGCACCCGTTTTGGGTACACGGCTAAAGGTTCATATATCACTTTTCATCGTCTCGTTAATATACGGGGCCACCTTCTCCTTAGCCAAAGAAGTAATGCCCAAATACATATCACCGCTCACGTTCATCGTACTGAGAGTAGGGTGTGCCTTGATACTTTTCCTTATTTTTCATTCC
Above is a window of Bacteroidota bacterium DNA encoding:
- a CDS encoding guanylyltransferase; this translates as MKFDDLDKKMRVYETAHDVCVLPDMYIVARIDGRGFTKLTKETLELDAPFDSRFRDAMVATVQHLMESGFKVIYGYTQSDEISLLFDLGDASFGRKHRKINSILAGEASAKFSLLMNTLATFDCRVCEFPNEQLVIDYFRWRHEDAHRNALNAHCYWMLRGQNKTKNEATKQIERLTTAQKNELLFDGGINFNTLPNWQKRGTGLYWEEFEKEGYNPKTKDKVVSIKKRIKVDFELPMKDDYNKFIGSILTAQK
- a CDS encoding ATP-binding protein, with translation MQAILFCGLQATGKSSFFKERFFHTHLRISLDLLKTRNRENLLLEYCLSTQMPFVVDNTNPTVKERELYIGRAKQKSYRVVGYYFQSKLVDALQRNATREGKQRIPDAGLRGTYSKLETPSFDEGFDELYYVELKNNEFIISDWSNEV
- the fabD gene encoding ACP S-malonyltransferase — its product is MKKAYVFPGQGAQFVGMGKDLFETNDLARNLFNEANGILGFRITDEMFEGTEEALKETRVTQPAIFLHSVILAKTLGESFKPDMVAGHSLGEFSALVANGTLSFEDGLALVAKRAFAMQKACDIKPSTMAAILGLDDAKVEEICAGINGVVVPANYNCPGQLVISGEVEAVNAACEALKAAGAKRALVLNVGGAFHSPLMEPAREELAAAIESTRFSNPICPVYQNVTASAIFNPDEIKKNLVAQLTAPVRWTQSVQAMVIDGATHFTEVGPGKVLQGLVKKIAPEAEAASA
- a CDS encoding GNAT family N-acetyltransferase encodes the protein MMLRKALPADMDRVNNIYKQIEFLPSVYEKEYVAVAEEGNNLFGVGRLITLADDSYELGGMYVDESLRGKGIARAIVMHLLQQAPEGRTVYCIPFAHLEGFYKSCGFGDAEISDALPAEIKQKIGYCNQTFAAKTLLLKLIR